A single genomic interval of Streptomyces sp. BA2 harbors:
- a CDS encoding STAS domain-containing protein produces MEAITPPDLTLTGTLDREATHRLCEEARATLQASDADVLVCDVAGVGPPVLAAIDALARLQLTARRTGGRIRLRNPAPHLRELLHLVGLPIEIEMGRQAEQREPPRRVQEAVEARDPPL; encoded by the coding sequence GTGGAAGCCATAACCCCGCCAGACCTGACCCTCACCGGCACCCTCGACCGAGAGGCCACGCACCGCCTCTGCGAGGAGGCCCGCGCCACGCTGCAAGCCAGCGACGCGGACGTCCTCGTATGCGACGTCGCAGGCGTAGGCCCGCCAGTCCTGGCGGCGATAGACGCCCTCGCCCGCCTACAACTCACCGCCCGCCGCACCGGCGGCCGGATCCGCCTCCGCAACCCGGCCCCGCACCTGCGCGAACTACTGCACCTCGTCGGGCTCCCCATTGAGATCGAGATGGGCCGGCAGGCCGAACAGCGGGAACCACCGCGGCGTGTCCAGGAAGCAGTGGAAGCCCGCGATCCGCCCCTCTGA
- a CDS encoding sigma-70 family RNA polymerase sigma factor has protein sequence MTDIAGTTSELDVTLEKHRVELTGYCYRMLGSAFEAEDAVQDTMVRAWRSYEKFEGRSSLRSWLYRIATNVCLDMLNAGNRRARPMDLTAAAPLAQAALTPRPDNVWLEPMPDARVLPSVSDPAEAAVAKESVRLAFVAALQQLPPKQRAVLILREVLAWKASEAAELLDTSVASVNSALQRARATLAEGPGDDTAVSDPLDDEQQKLLERYVAAFEGYDMAALTALLHEDAIMTMPPFDLWLRGTSDITGFMSTIGASCADSKLFPVEVNGTPGFAHYKPDPEKGGFAPWAVQVIEISEGRIAGFHCFLDTPRWFPLFGLPAHLDLNGEPDEVQ, from the coding sequence ATGACTGACATCGCAGGGACGACGTCGGAACTGGACGTCACGCTGGAGAAGCACCGGGTCGAGCTGACCGGGTACTGCTATCGCATGCTGGGCTCGGCCTTCGAGGCCGAGGACGCGGTGCAGGACACGATGGTGCGCGCCTGGCGGAGCTACGAGAAGTTCGAGGGCCGCTCCAGCCTGAGGTCGTGGCTGTACAGGATCGCGACGAACGTCTGCCTGGACATGCTGAACGCCGGCAACCGCCGCGCCCGCCCCATGGACCTGACCGCGGCGGCGCCGCTCGCGCAGGCCGCGCTCACTCCCCGCCCGGACAATGTGTGGCTGGAGCCGATGCCGGACGCGCGCGTGCTGCCCTCCGTCAGCGACCCCGCGGAGGCGGCCGTGGCCAAGGAATCGGTGCGGCTCGCCTTCGTCGCCGCGCTCCAGCAACTGCCGCCCAAGCAGCGGGCCGTGCTGATCCTGCGCGAGGTCCTCGCCTGGAAGGCCAGCGAGGCCGCCGAGCTCCTCGACACCTCGGTGGCCTCCGTCAACAGCGCGTTGCAGCGGGCGCGGGCGACGCTGGCCGAGGGACCGGGCGACGACACGGCCGTGTCCGATCCCCTGGACGACGAACAGCAGAAGCTGCTCGAGCGGTATGTCGCGGCCTTCGAGGGTTACGACATGGCGGCGCTGACGGCGCTGCTGCACGAAGACGCCATCATGACGATGCCCCCGTTCGACCTGTGGCTGCGCGGCACGTCCGACATCACCGGCTTCATGTCGACCATCGGCGCCTCCTGCGCCGACAGCAAGCTGTTCCCGGTGGAGGTCAACGGCACTCCGGGCTTCGCCCACTACAAGCCCGACCCGGAGAAGGGCGGGTTCGCGCCGTGGGCGGTTCAGGTCATCGAGATCTCAGAGGGGCGGATCGCGGGCTTCCACTGCTTCCTGGACACGCCGCGGTGGTTCCCGCTGTTCGGCCTGCCGGCCCATCTCGATCTCAATGGGGAGCCCGACGAGGTGCAGTAG
- a CDS encoding MFS transporter, translating into MPPASSGASATHAAALPPSSTDAFPEADSRLTPGGPGYRRMSFALFLAGVATFALLYSTQALLPLVSADFGVSASSASWTVSAATGALALFVLPLSALSERFGRRTLMTVSLTVAVVVGLLVPFAPSIGALIALRAVQGAALAGLPASAMAFLAEEVRPKALVAAIGMFVAGNSIGGMSGRIITGWVAQAWGWRVALGVVGVVAVLCALAFRALLPSPRHFTAGSLNPKALGRTIRSHLSNPLLCRLYAIGALFMTVFGAVYTVIGYRLTEAPFSLPQGIIGSIFLVYLVGTVSSAAAGKLVARLGRRGALYLAVSTTAGGLLLSLSESLVMVLLGLVLITAGFFAGHAVASSSVSRTATTGRAQASALYQSAYYLGSSAGGTLGAVAFHAGGWAGTVGLGLLAVLGVVSLTVWGSHVARVQERRARRGLVAAH; encoded by the coding sequence ATGCCTCCTGCCAGTAGCGGGGCGTCCGCCACCCACGCGGCCGCCCTTCCTCCGTCGTCCACCGATGCCTTTCCCGAAGCCGACTCCCGGCTGACCCCCGGCGGCCCCGGCTACCGCCGGATGAGCTTCGCCCTCTTCCTCGCCGGTGTCGCCACCTTCGCCCTCCTCTACTCCACGCAGGCGCTGCTCCCCCTCGTCTCCGCCGACTTCGGCGTCAGCGCGAGCTCCGCGAGCTGGACGGTGTCGGCCGCCACGGGCGCGCTGGCCCTCTTCGTACTGCCCCTGAGCGCGCTCAGCGAGCGGTTCGGGCGCCGGACGCTGATGACGGTTTCGCTGACGGTCGCGGTGGTCGTGGGTCTCCTCGTCCCCTTCGCGCCCTCCATCGGCGCCCTCATCGCGCTGCGTGCCGTGCAGGGTGCGGCGCTCGCCGGGCTTCCGGCGTCCGCGATGGCCTTCCTCGCGGAAGAGGTCAGGCCCAAGGCGCTGGTCGCCGCGATCGGCATGTTCGTGGCGGGGAACTCCATCGGCGGCATGAGCGGGCGCATCATCACCGGCTGGGTCGCGCAGGCATGGGGCTGGCGCGTGGCCTTGGGCGTGGTGGGTGTCGTGGCCGTCCTGTGCGCCCTCGCCTTCCGCGCGCTGCTCCCCTCGCCGCGGCACTTCACGGCGGGCTCGCTCAACCCCAAGGCCCTTGGCCGCACGATCCGTTCACACCTCTCCAACCCGCTGCTGTGCCGCCTGTACGCGATCGGCGCGCTGTTCATGACCGTGTTCGGCGCGGTCTACACGGTGATCGGCTACCGCCTCACCGAGGCGCCCTTCTCGCTCCCGCAGGGCATCATCGGCTCGATCTTCCTGGTCTATCTCGTCGGTACGGTCTCGTCGGCCGCCGCCGGGAAGCTGGTGGCTCGGCTCGGCCGGCGCGGGGCGCTGTACCTGGCGGTGAGCACGACGGCGGGCGGGCTGTTGCTCTCGCTCTCCGAGTCCCTGGTCATGGTGCTGCTCGGGCTCGTCCTGATCACCGCCGGCTTCTTCGCCGGTCACGCGGTCGCCTCGTCGTCCGTGAGCCGTACGGCCACCACGGGGCGTGCGCAGGCTTCGGCGCTCTACCAGTCCGCGTACTACCTGGGCTCAAGCGCGGGCGGCACGCTCGGCGCGGTCGCCTTCCACGCGGGGGGCTGGGCGGGGACGGTGGGCCTGGGTCTCCTCGCGGTGCTCGGCGTCGTGTCGCTCACCGTGTGGGGGTCGCACGTGGCTCGCGTCCAGGAGCGGCGGGCTCGGCGGGGGCTTGTGGCCGCGCACTAG
- a CDS encoding alpha/beta hydrolase, producing MAQQATPDSARAARLGRVIGTRPSAVSGAVLLLPGGHETSARKPSPFAANAVRALGRRLAHDGRGEGLAAHVVHYRYRGWNGAQAQLARDAEWAADEIVRLYGDVSICLVGRDMGGRAALRVAGHDAVNSVLALAPWLPEDDVAASPEPVKQLAGRRVLIVHGTNDERTDPELSFRLAERAKKANREVCRFEVHSDGHRLQQHHAEVQALASDFVLGSLFGHAYSRPLEDALAAPPPLGLRMPLAAGFGESMRH from the coding sequence ATGGCACAGCAAGCGACGCCCGATTCCGCGCGCGCGGCCAGGCTCGGGCGCGTGATCGGCACCCGTCCTTCGGCGGTCAGCGGCGCGGTGCTGCTGCTCCCCGGCGGCCACGAGACCTCCGCCCGCAAGCCGTCCCCGTTCGCCGCGAACGCGGTGCGCGCGCTCGGCCGCAGGCTCGCCCACGACGGCAGGGGCGAAGGCCTGGCGGCGCACGTCGTGCACTACCGCTACCGCGGGTGGAACGGGGCGCAGGCGCAGCTCGCGCGGGACGCGGAGTGGGCGGCGGACGAGATCGTCCGCCTCTACGGCGACGTCTCCATCTGCCTCGTCGGCAGGGACATGGGCGGCCGGGCCGCGCTGCGGGTCGCCGGGCACGACGCGGTCAACTCCGTTCTCGCACTGGCCCCCTGGCTGCCCGAGGACGATGTGGCCGCCTCGCCCGAACCGGTGAAGCAGCTCGCGGGGCGGCGGGTCCTGATCGTGCACGGCACGAATGACGAGCGGACCGATCCGGAGCTTTCGTTCCGGCTCGCGGAGCGGGCGAAGAAGGCGAACCGGGAAGTGTGCCGGTTCGAAGTCCACTCCGACGGCCACCGGTTGCAGCAGCACCATGCCGAAGTCCAGGCGCTGGCTTCGGACTTCGTCCTGGGATCGCTGTTCGGGCACGCGTATTCGCGCCCCTTGGAGGACGCACTGGCGGCTCCGCCGCCGCTGGGTCTCCGGATGCCGCTCGCCGCGGGCTTCGGGGAGTCGATGCGGCACTGA
- a CDS encoding LysR family transcriptional regulator, with protein sequence MVHERSSERRLSQSSYVGDIGGGASVPAELTPGSWSALLSPRLAYFAGVARTEHVTRAAQEMQVPQSTLSRALVRLEQDLGVDLFARHGRTVSLTPAGRTFLASVERALGEVERAAESVRADADPASGKVAFGFLHTMGSETVPGLIRAFRADHPRVRFSLVQNYGEAMIERLRAGELDLCLTSPVPDAPDLVARRLDEQRLRLVVPDDHRLASRKRVRLAEAADEAFVTLEPGYGLRRITDDLCQEAGFKPRIAFEGEEAETLRGLVAAGLGVALLPPPAVPRPGVVELTVTGQRAVREIGVAWLDGHPDTPPVAAFKRFLLGRRGRLLPE encoded by the coding sequence ATGGTGCATGAGCGCAGTTCAGAGCGGCGTCTGTCGCAGAGCAGTTACGTAGGAGACATCGGCGGCGGCGCTTCGGTGCCCGCCGAGCTGACCCCCGGTTCCTGGTCGGCCCTGCTCTCTCCCCGTCTCGCCTACTTCGCGGGAGTGGCCCGTACCGAACACGTGACGCGGGCCGCGCAGGAGATGCAGGTGCCGCAGTCGACGCTGTCGCGAGCGCTGGTGCGCCTCGAACAGGACCTGGGGGTCGACCTGTTCGCGCGCCACGGCCGTACGGTGTCGCTCACCCCGGCGGGGCGGACCTTCCTCGCCTCCGTCGAGCGGGCGCTCGGTGAGGTGGAGCGGGCCGCGGAGTCCGTACGGGCGGACGCGGATCCGGCGTCGGGCAAGGTGGCCTTCGGTTTCCTGCACACGATGGGCTCGGAGACGGTGCCCGGCCTGATCCGCGCCTTCCGCGCGGACCATCCGAGGGTCCGCTTCAGCCTCGTACAGAACTACGGGGAGGCGATGATCGAGCGGCTGCGTGCGGGCGAGCTGGATCTCTGCCTCACCTCGCCCGTGCCGGACGCTCCCGATCTCGTCGCCCGCCGGCTGGACGAGCAACGTCTGCGTCTCGTCGTGCCGGACGACCACCGTCTCGCTTCCCGGAAGCGGGTCCGCCTCGCGGAGGCGGCGGACGAGGCCTTCGTGACCCTCGAACCCGGCTACGGCCTGCGGCGCATCACGGACGACCTCTGCCAGGAGGCCGGTTTCAAGCCGCGGATCGCGTTCGAGGGGGAGGAGGCGGAAACACTGCGGGGCCTGGTGGCGGCGGGCCTCGGGGTGGCCCTCCTGCCACCACCGGCCGTCCCGCGCCCGGGAGTCGTGGAACTGACGGTGACGGGGCAGCGGGCGGTCCGCGAGATCGGCGTGGCCTGGCTGGACGGGCATCCGGATACTCCGCCGGTGGCGGCGTTCAAGAGGTTCTTGCTGGGGAGGAGGGGGCGGTTGCTGCCGGAATAG